A DNA window from Agarivorans sp. TSD2052 contains the following coding sequences:
- the ppgK gene encoding polyphosphate--glucose phosphotransferase, with protein sequence MHLLGVDIGGTGIKAAIVDSKTGQLISERHRIATPQPATPQAVASTLKLMVEHFKWQGPIGCGFPATVHHGVAQTASNIDKSWIGTNVEALFSEYTDCPCYVVNDADAAGMAEMDFGAGLGHKGVVVIITVGTGLGSAVFVNGELLPNTEFGHIILDGQVAEHVASARVRELEDLSWKRWGKRFNLYLQRLEFLMSPDCFIIGGGASKKFDKYSPQLALKAEVLPAQGLNQAGIVGAAMYAQHQL encoded by the coding sequence ATGCATTTACTCGGCGTTGATATAGGTGGCACAGGCATTAAGGCTGCCATTGTTGACTCAAAAACGGGTCAACTAATTAGTGAGCGGCATCGCATCGCCACTCCTCAACCTGCGACTCCTCAAGCAGTGGCAAGCACCCTAAAACTAATGGTGGAACATTTTAAATGGCAGGGCCCCATTGGTTGCGGATTCCCAGCTACCGTTCATCACGGTGTTGCACAAACGGCGTCTAATATAGATAAAAGCTGGATTGGCACCAATGTAGAAGCATTGTTTTCTGAATACACCGACTGTCCGTGTTACGTGGTTAATGACGCTGATGCTGCAGGCATGGCTGAAATGGACTTTGGCGCGGGGCTTGGCCATAAGGGAGTGGTGGTTATCATCACCGTTGGCACAGGCCTAGGCAGTGCCGTGTTTGTCAATGGTGAGCTGCTACCCAATACTGAGTTTGGCCATATTATTCTCGACGGACAAGTTGCTGAACATGTCGCCAGCGCGCGGGTGCGAGAGCTTGAAGATCTCAGCTGGAAAAGGTGGGGGAAACGCTTCAACCTCTACCTACAGCGCTTAGAATTTCTAATGTCTCCTGATTGCTTCATCATCGGCGGTGGAGCCAGTAAGAAATTTGATAAATACTCACCACAATTAGCACTAAAAGCCGAAGTATTGCCCGCGCAAGGCTTAAACCAAGCGGGTATTGTTGGGGCAGCTATGTACGCCCAACATCAGCTTTAA
- a CDS encoding DNA alkylation repair protein, whose protein sequence is MDQVIQVKRALRDYADAERAAFMPQFFQAFEGGYGEGDRFLGVRVPNVRKVAKDHPLPIDQLRALMCSSFHEERLFAILVLCGRYKKAKNLAQQHALIAFYRQHIKWVNNWDLVDCSAPHLIGPYIWQQQDMNFLGALARSDSMWQQRMAMVSCFYFIRQNDSAITLDLAARFRHHSHPLMHKAVGWMLRELAKRNQPEVEAFLQQHLEALPRELLRYAIERFNEPLRQAYLSGSILASG, encoded by the coding sequence TTGGATCAAGTCATTCAAGTAAAAAGAGCATTACGTGACTATGCAGACGCAGAAAGGGCCGCTTTTATGCCGCAGTTTTTTCAAGCGTTCGAAGGCGGTTATGGTGAGGGGGATCGGTTCTTGGGTGTTCGAGTGCCAAATGTTCGCAAAGTAGCTAAAGACCACCCTTTGCCGATAGATCAGTTAAGGGCGTTGATGTGTTCTTCTTTTCATGAAGAACGCTTGTTTGCCATCTTGGTTCTTTGTGGGCGATATAAAAAGGCGAAAAATTTAGCGCAGCAACATGCGTTAATAGCGTTTTATCGGCAGCACATAAAATGGGTCAATAATTGGGATTTGGTGGACTGCTCTGCTCCGCATCTTATTGGGCCCTATATTTGGCAACAACAAGATATGAATTTTCTTGGTGCGTTAGCTCGTAGCGATAGTATGTGGCAACAGCGCATGGCTATGGTGAGTTGTTTTTATTTCATTCGCCAGAATGATAGTGCGATAACCTTAGATTTAGCCGCACGTTTTCGTCATCACTCTCATCCGTTAATGCATAAAGCAGTGGGATGGATGCTACGTGAACTGGCTAAGCGAAATCAGCCTGAAGTAGAAGCATTTTTACAGCAACATCTTGAGGCGCTTCCTCGAGAGTTGCTGCGTTATGCGATTGAACGCTTTAATGAACCATTGCGCCAAGCCTATTTAAGTGGCTCAATCTTAGCCTCGGGTTAA
- the orn gene encoding oligoribonuclease: MTISENNLVWVDMEMTGLEPISDRVLEIATIITDGQLNILAEGPVIAVHQSDDILSGMDEWCTNTHTGSGLVARVRASTVNEQQASEDTMAFISQWVPKGVSPMCGNSIGQDRRFMHQYLPELEKYFHYRNIDVSTVKELARRWQPEILNGFSKTGTHLALDDIRESIAEMQHYQKTFFKLGEN, from the coding sequence ATGACTATTAGCGAAAATAATCTAGTTTGGGTAGATATGGAGATGACTGGTCTCGAGCCCATTAGTGATCGAGTTCTAGAAATAGCGACCATTATTACTGATGGCCAGTTAAATATTTTGGCCGAGGGGCCGGTGATTGCGGTTCATCAATCTGACGACATACTTTCAGGTATGGATGAGTGGTGCACTAATACTCATACTGGGTCTGGACTGGTTGCGCGAGTGCGGGCGAGCACTGTTAACGAGCAACAGGCATCTGAAGATACGATGGCGTTTATTAGTCAATGGGTGCCAAAAGGTGTATCACCTATGTGCGGTAACAGTATTGGTCAAGACCGTCGATTCATGCATCAGTATTTACCTGAGTTAGAGAAGTATTTTCATTATCGTAATATTGATGTCAGTACGGTAAAAGAATTAGCACGTCGCTGGCAGCCTGAAATTTTAAATGGCTTTAGTAAAACAGGAACCCATTTAGCTCTGGATGACATACGAGAATCGATTGCAGAAATGCAGCATTACCAAAAAACCTTCTTCAAGCTGGGCGAAAACTAG
- the rsgA gene encoding small ribosomal subunit biogenesis GTPase RsgA: MTKRKKLSQGQLRRVRSNQQKRLKKEDSHQWLDDQLGPQQEGTIISRFGQHADVEDNSGEIFRCNLRRSIGSLVTGDEVVWRSGNEEQSGIRGIIEACHERRSVLTRPDFYDGIKPIAANIDQVVIVSAVLPEFSTNIVDRYLVAVEDVNLDPIILLNKVDLLDAEQRRIIEEQLKDYQQLGYKVIYASTVEEQGLVDLSQQLTNKTSIFVGQSGVGKSSLVNSLLPDQSIDTKEVSELSGLGQHTTTTARMYHLKHGGRLIDSPGVREFQLWHLEKDRVAWGFIEFRPWLNQCKFRDCKHQGDPGCAMQEAIDSGKIQQKRFNSYQRLLETMENNKPTRAIPGKK, from the coding sequence GTGACCAAGAGAAAGAAACTGAGCCAAGGACAACTTCGTCGTGTGCGAAGTAACCAACAAAAGCGCTTAAAAAAAGAAGATAGCCATCAATGGCTAGACGACCAACTAGGTCCTCAGCAAGAAGGTACTATCATTAGTCGCTTCGGCCAGCATGCCGACGTGGAAGACAACAGTGGAGAGATATTCCGCTGTAACTTACGTCGATCTATAGGCTCTCTCGTCACCGGAGATGAAGTAGTTTGGCGCTCCGGCAATGAAGAGCAATCTGGTATTCGCGGTATCATTGAAGCCTGTCATGAGCGTCGTTCTGTACTTACCCGCCCTGATTTTTACGATGGCATCAAACCCATTGCAGCAAATATTGATCAAGTCGTCATTGTTTCGGCAGTGCTACCAGAATTCTCAACCAATATCGTTGACCGTTATTTGGTAGCAGTTGAAGACGTAAATTTAGATCCCATTATTTTGCTAAACAAAGTTGATTTACTGGATGCCGAACAGCGACGCATCATTGAAGAGCAACTAAAAGACTACCAACAACTTGGCTACAAAGTCATTTACGCCAGTACCGTTGAAGAACAAGGGTTGGTCGACCTAAGCCAACAACTCACCAATAAAACCAGTATTTTTGTTGGCCAATCTGGTGTCGGTAAAAGCTCATTAGTAAACAGTCTCCTCCCAGATCAAAGTATTGATACTAAAGAAGTTTCAGAGTTATCAGGGCTAGGTCAACACACCACTACCACCGCGCGCATGTATCACTTGAAGCATGGTGGGCGCTTAATTGACTCTCCTGGCGTTCGAGAATTCCAGTTATGGCACTTAGAAAAAGATCGAGTGGCTTGGGGCTTTATAGAGTTCCGTCCTTGGCTTAATCAATGCAAATTTAGAGATTGTAAACACCAAGGCGACCCCGGCTGTGCGATGCAAGAAGCCATAGACTCGGGTAAAATTCAGCAAAAGCGATTCAACAGTTATCAGCGGCTGCTAGAAACAATGGAAAACAATAAACCAACCCGGGCTATTCCGGGTAAAAAATAA
- the asd gene encoding archaetidylserine decarboxylase (Phosphatidylserine decarboxylase is synthesized as a single chain precursor. Generation of the pyruvoyl active site from a Ser is coupled to cleavage of a Gly-Ser bond between the larger (beta) and smaller (alpha chains). It is an integral membrane protein.) yields MLDKIKVAAQYCFPQHGLSRLVGKLAQAEAGKFSHWIIKHFISHYQVNMNDAVDSEPSSYASFNAFFTRPLKPGTRPIVEGEDTLAHPVDGAVSQLGPIQHGRIIQAKGHDYSARELLGGDKALAEEFNDGDFATIYLAPKDYHRIHMPCKGTLRTMVYVPGQLFSVNPLTAANVPNLFARNERVVAIFDTEFGPMAMVLVGATIVASIETVWSGTVTPPGGKQVFSWDYQDQNICLDKGEEMGRFKLGSTVVMLFANDAIEFQADLIPTTTTVMGSHFAGKRSS; encoded by the coding sequence GTGTTAGACAAAATTAAAGTTGCAGCTCAATATTGCTTCCCACAACACGGCTTATCGCGCTTAGTCGGTAAACTTGCTCAAGCCGAGGCGGGTAAATTTAGCCATTGGATAATCAAGCACTTCATTAGCCATTATCAAGTCAATATGAATGATGCTGTTGATAGCGAACCGAGTAGCTATGCTAGCTTCAATGCTTTTTTTACGCGCCCTTTAAAGCCGGGTACCCGCCCAATTGTTGAAGGTGAAGACACCCTCGCTCACCCTGTAGACGGAGCGGTAAGCCAACTGGGACCAATCCAACATGGTCGAATTATTCAAGCTAAAGGCCATGACTACAGCGCCCGTGAATTACTCGGAGGCGATAAAGCCTTAGCTGAAGAATTCAATGACGGTGACTTTGCCACTATTTACCTTGCGCCAAAAGACTACCACCGCATACATATGCCGTGTAAAGGCACCTTAAGAACGATGGTGTATGTTCCTGGTCAGCTCTTTTCCGTTAACCCTCTAACGGCCGCAAACGTGCCTAACTTGTTTGCCCGCAACGAACGTGTGGTGGCTATTTTTGATACCGAATTTGGACCAATGGCCATGGTGTTAGTTGGCGCGACTATTGTTGCTAGCATCGAAACTGTTTGGTCAGGTACAGTGACTCCTCCCGGTGGTAAACAAGTATTCAGCTGGGATTACCAAGATCAAAATATCTGCCTCGACAAAGGCGAAGAGATGGGACGCTTTAAATTAGGTTCTACCGTTGTCATGCTATTCGCTAACGACGCTATTGAGTTTCAAGCGGATCTAATCCCTACCACTACAACAGTAATGGGTAGTCACTTTGCCGGCAAACGCAGTAGCTAG
- the mscM gene encoding miniconductance mechanosensitive channel MscM produces MNLPVSARWLLFPLLFCCVVAHANQTGETHLTGLISSLNTQPNNLNTQQQQLIYEESLALLKEGDDYRNKAKEYRNIINNFASLRSEIQQQLNQFEDPTLDWNALNSKQLTEQLGEWQTKLNNSSSEIDELKQRQYRIDLDVSENHQRSGPLRQQLTTLRANLEKQQFGVLNEVEEAQRVRNQVSEASLTAQLAMLDLAAQSANYRNELLQLKISLLQREQLAEKRIVEQLKGALSIEHRAETKRLSDQLAFEAPELLEQPLVKNLVQNNRQLQTQLSALFEQSEDIALQQQLVNEELEYVKLTFANFKEQVSWLKVTRSYGEYLREQIATLPKAKTLAPVEQQIIEVRISKHREQNEIYNFRSAANQRAQQDLFASLSESQSKIVNKHLKLNQQLSAKYLLELDARLFELARLKLDYSRLNDQLKTINQEANQELFWTADVKAIDLSFFSELSQSLAWLFKAQHLTQLKQALQSTSWLWLVWLAMVAASIGYVRYLKKHWLKGYLQRIDAKTGNITRDRFSYTLSNLLLSAAFATPIALFIASLGFGLMYQWEFAYVRDVGDALIKVAMGLWLFHLLQQFCQKNGLLNTHFKWPLINIQQAITLIRKLVYISLPLLFVLNLCILQTSQPAYSSLARLTFISILVWAAYGFHRIYRMELPVNYHLDIFKAPQLARKLIWGAAISIPLIAAFASAAGFFATAFTVYWQVMWSFIIAAIFLLIYLLSHRWMLLQRRRIAFDRAKVRRAEMIAQRHAEDEDGTSSNEGFVDAIEEPVIDLDTISAQSLGLLRAALILALVSVLLFSWSEMTSAFSFLDNVTLWESNTSRAGVAMVDAITLRSVGSALLVFFFTMLLIRNLPGLLELMVLQHLSLSPGTGFAITTMINYMVILFGIFSGFGLLGIEWSKLQWLIAALTVGLGFGLQEIFANFISGLIILFEKPIRIGDTVTIRELTGTISNIETRATTIVDWDRKEIIVPNKAFITEQFINWSLTDPITRVVLMVQVKQGSNNQLVTELLQESVEANSLVLTNPTPEIYFTGYTDNGLKYEMRVYVSEMRYRLPMTHELYTLINDKFKANNIVVAYPQLDVSLNS; encoded by the coding sequence ATGAATCTACCTGTAAGTGCTCGTTGGCTATTGTTTCCACTGTTATTTTGCTGTGTTGTTGCCCATGCTAACCAAACGGGTGAAACTCATCTCACTGGGCTGATTAGCTCTTTAAACACTCAGCCAAACAACCTTAATACCCAACAACAACAGCTTATTTATGAAGAATCTTTAGCATTGTTGAAAGAAGGTGACGATTACCGAAACAAAGCCAAAGAATATCGAAATATTATCAACAACTTCGCCAGCCTGCGCAGTGAGATCCAGCAACAACTAAATCAATTTGAAGACCCGACCCTCGACTGGAATGCCTTAAACTCAAAACAACTCACAGAGCAGCTGGGTGAGTGGCAAACCAAGCTCAATAATTCAAGCTCTGAAATAGATGAGCTCAAACAACGCCAGTACCGCATAGACTTAGATGTGAGTGAAAACCATCAGCGTAGCGGACCACTTCGTCAGCAACTTACCACACTGCGCGCCAATTTAGAGAAACAACAGTTTGGTGTACTCAATGAAGTAGAAGAAGCACAACGCGTTCGTAACCAAGTCTCAGAGGCCAGCTTAACCGCTCAACTTGCAATGCTTGATTTAGCCGCTCAAAGTGCTAATTATCGTAATGAGCTGCTACAGCTAAAAATCAGTTTATTGCAACGAGAACAACTGGCTGAAAAACGCATAGTAGAGCAGCTTAAAGGGGCTTTATCTATTGAACACCGAGCCGAAACGAAGCGTCTATCAGATCAGCTCGCCTTTGAAGCCCCTGAGCTACTCGAGCAGCCTTTAGTTAAAAACTTGGTTCAAAATAATCGACAGCTGCAAACACAACTATCAGCCTTGTTTGAACAAAGCGAAGACATAGCCCTGCAACAACAATTAGTTAATGAAGAGCTTGAGTATGTAAAACTCACTTTCGCGAACTTTAAAGAACAAGTTTCTTGGCTTAAAGTCACCCGTTCTTACGGTGAATATTTGCGCGAGCAAATCGCCACCCTACCTAAAGCAAAGACCCTCGCGCCCGTTGAGCAACAAATTATCGAAGTACGGATCAGTAAGCACCGCGAGCAAAATGAAATATATAATTTTCGCAGCGCTGCCAACCAACGCGCCCAGCAAGACTTGTTTGCTAGCCTCTCTGAGAGCCAAAGTAAAATTGTTAATAAGCACTTAAAACTGAATCAACAACTTTCAGCTAAATACCTGTTGGAATTAGATGCCCGCTTATTTGAACTTGCTCGGCTAAAGCTCGATTACTCTAGATTAAATGATCAACTGAAAACGATTAACCAAGAAGCCAATCAGGAGTTATTTTGGACAGCCGATGTGAAAGCCATCGACTTAAGTTTTTTCAGTGAACTGAGTCAGTCGCTAGCCTGGTTATTCAAAGCTCAGCATCTAACGCAACTTAAACAAGCGCTGCAAAGTACTTCTTGGCTGTGGCTGGTTTGGTTGGCTATGGTTGCTGCAAGCATTGGCTATGTCAGATACCTTAAGAAGCATTGGTTAAAAGGCTACCTGCAACGTATTGACGCCAAAACCGGGAATATCACCAGAGACCGCTTTAGTTATACGCTAAGCAATCTCTTGTTGAGCGCCGCTTTCGCCACTCCTATCGCTCTATTTATTGCCAGCCTAGGCTTTGGTTTGATGTATCAGTGGGAATTTGCCTATGTTCGGGATGTTGGCGACGCCCTAATCAAGGTGGCGATGGGCTTATGGCTATTTCATTTGTTACAACAATTTTGTCAGAAAAATGGCTTACTCAATACCCATTTTAAATGGCCGCTAATTAACATCCAACAAGCCATCACCCTAATTCGTAAGTTAGTCTATATCAGCTTGCCACTGCTGTTTGTGCTAAACCTATGTATTCTGCAAACCAGCCAACCCGCTTATAGCAGCTTAGCTCGCTTAACGTTTATCAGCATACTGGTATGGGCCGCCTATGGCTTTCATCGAATTTATCGCATGGAGCTACCTGTTAATTACCACTTAGATATTTTTAAAGCCCCGCAGCTAGCGAGAAAACTCATCTGGGGGGCAGCTATAAGCATTCCGCTCATCGCCGCCTTTGCCTCAGCGGCTGGCTTTTTTGCTACCGCGTTCACCGTATATTGGCAAGTGATGTGGAGTTTCATCATTGCCGCGATTTTCTTATTGATCTATTTACTTAGCCACCGCTGGATGTTGTTGCAACGAAGGCGTATTGCTTTTGATCGCGCCAAAGTACGTCGTGCCGAAATGATCGCCCAGCGTCATGCAGAAGATGAAGATGGCACTAGCTCCAATGAGGGGTTTGTTGACGCGATAGAAGAACCGGTTATTGATCTTGATACGATTAGTGCCCAATCATTAGGATTACTGCGAGCAGCCCTAATATTGGCGTTAGTCTCGGTGTTACTATTTAGCTGGTCAGAGATGACCAGTGCTTTTTCGTTTTTAGATAATGTGACCCTATGGGAAAGTAATACCAGCCGCGCGGGTGTCGCCATGGTCGACGCCATAACACTGCGCTCTGTAGGCTCTGCGTTATTGGTATTTTTCTTTACCATGCTATTGATTAGAAACCTACCCGGTTTATTAGAACTCATGGTGTTACAGCATTTATCACTTAGTCCCGGCACCGGCTTTGCCATTACCACCATGATTAACTACATGGTGATCCTATTTGGTATTTTCAGTGGCTTTGGTTTGTTAGGGATTGAATGGTCAAAACTGCAATGGTTAATCGCCGCCTTAACCGTGGGTTTGGGTTTTGGTCTGCAAGAAATATTTGCGAACTTTATTTCAGGTTTAATTATTTTATTTGAAAAGCCGATCAGAATCGGTGACACAGTGACCATCAGGGAGCTAACAGGTACCATTTCAAACATTGAAACTCGCGCTACCACTATCGTTGACTGGGATAGAAAAGAAATTATTGTTCCTAATAAAGCCTTTATTACCGAACAATTTATTAACTGGTCTCTCACCGACCCTATCACTCGGGTGGTACTCATGGTCCAAGTGAAACAAGGCTCAAATAATCAGTTGGTTACCGAGCTATTGCAAGAATCCGTTGAAGCAAACAGCTTAGTCTTAACCAACCCTACACCAGAAATTTACTTTACCGGATATACTGACAACGGATTAAAGTATGAGATGCGTGTTTACGTAAGTGAGATGCGTTATCGTTTGCCGATGACCCATGAATTGTATACTTTGATCAACGACAAGTTTAAGGCGAATAACATAGTTGTTGCCTACCCACAATTAGATGTATCTCTCAATTCCTAG
- a CDS encoding SLC13 family permease: MLLRKNIKLLVCFIIPLLILALPTSAIPLPDLTVVQHRIIAIFVLAALLWIFEPVPVFATSLLIITLELVLISTQGISVFIADTGPAPMGELIPYTSIFGAFSSPIIMLFMGGFALAIAASKFELDNNLARVLLKPFGKKVPMIMLGIMLITAVFSMFMSNTATTVMMLAIVGPIIATAPRTDLGMKGLVLAIPVAANTGGIGTPIGTPPNAIALQYIPEGQITFASWMAFGIPFVIIQLAIAWYILCKLYPSKTGILELKLKGTFQRNTRAYIVYATFAMTILLWLSTAWHGMNSYVVAIIPLAVFTLTGVIGKEDLKLFNWDVLWLVAGGIAMGMALEKSGLAAKIATSIDFASLPTLGVIVVLSIICVVMANFMSNTATANLIMPIAAAVATSLSGLDGDGGITTLLIIVALSASLGMMLPVSTPPNALAYSTGFIETKDLIKVGGIIGATGLALLYVAMLVIL, encoded by the coding sequence ATGTTATTGCGTAAAAATATAAAGCTACTTGTCTGTTTTATCATTCCTTTATTGATTTTGGCTCTGCCCACCAGCGCAATACCTCTGCCTGACTTAACGGTTGTCCAGCATCGAATAATTGCGATTTTTGTGTTGGCAGCCTTACTGTGGATATTTGAACCAGTCCCGGTATTTGCAACCTCGCTGTTAATTATCACCCTTGAACTGGTGCTCATTTCCACCCAAGGTATCAGCGTATTTATTGCTGATACAGGGCCCGCGCCAATGGGCGAGTTGATCCCTTACACCAGTATTTTTGGTGCTTTCTCTTCTCCGATAATCATGTTGTTCATGGGTGGCTTCGCCTTAGCAATTGCCGCCTCTAAATTCGAATTAGATAACAATTTGGCCCGAGTATTACTTAAACCATTTGGCAAAAAAGTACCGATGATCATGCTCGGCATTATGCTCATTACAGCGGTATTTAGTATGTTTATGAGCAACACCGCCACCACGGTCATGATGTTAGCGATTGTAGGCCCGATCATCGCCACCGCGCCTCGCACCGACCTGGGCATGAAAGGATTGGTGTTAGCCATTCCTGTAGCGGCGAATACCGGTGGTATTGGTACCCCAATCGGCACCCCGCCTAACGCGATCGCTTTACAATACATCCCAGAAGGGCAAATTACCTTCGCGTCTTGGATGGCTTTTGGTATTCCCTTCGTGATTATTCAACTGGCGATTGCGTGGTATATACTATGCAAGCTGTACCCATCTAAAACCGGCATTTTAGAACTCAAATTAAAAGGCACATTCCAACGAAACACCAGAGCCTACATAGTCTACGCTACCTTTGCCATGACCATCTTATTGTGGTTGAGCACGGCTTGGCACGGTATGAATAGCTATGTGGTAGCGATTATCCCACTTGCGGTGTTCACCCTCACGGGGGTGATTGGCAAAGAAGACCTCAAGCTATTCAACTGGGATGTGCTTTGGCTGGTTGCCGGTGGTATAGCGATGGGCATGGCGCTTGAGAAGAGTGGCTTAGCCGCCAAAATAGCCACCTCTATCGATTTTGCCAGCTTACCGACCTTAGGCGTAATTGTGGTGTTATCGATAATCTGTGTGGTGATGGCCAACTTCATGTCAAATACTGCCACCGCCAACTTGATTATGCCCATCGCCGCAGCTGTAGCCACTAGCTTAAGCGGCTTAGACGGAGACGGAGGCATTACCACCTTATTAATCATTGTCGCCTTATCTGCATCATTAGGCATGATGTTGCCAGTCAGCACGCCCCCCAACGCCTTGGCCTATTCCACCGGCTTTATTGAAACCAAAGATTTAATTAAAGTGGGCGGAATTATTGGCGCGACAGGCTTAGCCTTACTGTATGTTGCGATGCTGGTGATTCTTTAA
- the epmA gene encoding elongation factor P--(R)-beta-lysine ligase, giving the protein MSETLWQPSASIELLRLRASIVTQIRGFFSQRNVLEVDTPALSQACVSDVHLHSFSTTLTGPAAPHSMSLYLQTSPEFHMKRLLAAGSGCIYQIAKAFRNEESGRFHNPEFTMLEWYRLGFNHFDLMDEMEQLIDLVLGCGPAERISYIDAFQQYIGIDPLRSSHAQMVAAADTFGVADLVRNERNRDTILQLLFGLGVEPKIGQQQPCFVYHFPASQAALAKISTEDPQVAERFELYYHGMELANGFHELTDANEQAERFAKDQRYRERHGLTAASVDQHLLAALAAGLPDCAGVALGIDRLLMLALKQNHIQKVQSFSIERA; this is encoded by the coding sequence ATGTCTGAAACACTATGGCAACCCTCTGCAAGCATTGAGTTGCTTAGGCTACGCGCTTCAATTGTCACACAAATACGCGGTTTTTTTAGCCAGCGAAATGTGCTGGAAGTCGATACGCCGGCGTTGAGCCAAGCGTGTGTGAGTGATGTGCACCTGCATAGCTTTTCTACCACTTTGACGGGGCCGGCGGCGCCACACTCAATGAGTCTATATTTGCAGACTTCGCCAGAATTTCACATGAAGCGTTTATTAGCTGCGGGTAGTGGTTGTATTTACCAGATCGCTAAGGCCTTTCGTAATGAAGAGTCTGGCCGTTTTCATAATCCCGAATTTACCATGCTAGAGTGGTATCGCTTGGGGTTTAACCATTTTGATTTAATGGATGAAATGGAGCAGTTAATTGATTTGGTGCTGGGTTGTGGGCCAGCGGAACGTATTAGTTATATTGATGCATTTCAACAATATATCGGTATTGATCCACTCCGTTCAAGTCATGCCCAGATGGTGGCCGCAGCGGATACCTTTGGGGTGGCTGATTTAGTGCGCAATGAACGTAATCGGGATACCATTTTGCAGTTGTTATTTGGCTTGGGCGTTGAGCCAAAGATTGGCCAGCAACAGCCTTGCTTTGTTTATCATTTTCCCGCTTCTCAAGCTGCTTTGGCAAAGATTTCTACTGAGGACCCGCAAGTCGCCGAGCGATTTGAGTTGTATTATCACGGTATGGAGTTAGCCAATGGTTTTCATGAGTTAACGGACGCCAATGAACAAGCAGAGCGCTTTGCTAAAGATCAGCGTTATCGTGAACGTCACGGTCTTACCGCGGCTTCAGTGGACCAGCATTTGTTAGCGGCGTTAGCGGCAGGTTTGCCGGATTGCGCTGGCGTCGCTTTGGGAATTGACCGTTTATTAATGCTGGCGTTAAAACAAAACCATATCCAAAAAGTGCAAAGTTTTAGCATTGAGCGGGCATAA